The following coding sequences are from one Anas acuta chromosome 15, bAnaAcu1.1, whole genome shotgun sequence window:
- the MAP2K3 gene encoding dual specificity mitogen-activated protein kinase kinase 3 isoform X1, which produces MCPVLADSKGSLEPHKPVKSKKKRELRITCVPIKQPVANTTPPRNLDSRTFITIGDKNFEVEADDLVTISELGRGAYGVVEKVRHAQSGTIMAVKRIRATVNTQEQKRLLMDLDISMRTVDCFYTVTFYGALFREGDVWICMELMDTSLDKFYKKVLEKKKTIPEDILGKMAVSIVRALEHLHSKLSVIHRDVKPSNVLINKEGHVKMCDFGISGYLVDSVAKTMDAGCKPYMAPERINPELNQKGYNVKSDVWSLGITMIELAILRFPYESWGTPFQQLKQVVEEPSPQLPADRFSKEFVDFTAQCLRKNPAERMNYLELMEHPFFTLHDTKETDMASFVTEILGEDS; this is translated from the exons ATGTGTCCGGTCTTAGCTG ATTCCAAGGGATCCTTGGAGCCGCACAAACCAG tgaaaagcaagaagaagCGGGAGCTGAGGATAACATGTGTCCCCATCAAGCAGCCCGTTGCCAACACAAC GCCCCCGAGGAACCTGGACTCCAGGACGTTCATCACCATCGGAGATAAG AACTTTGAGGTGGAAGCTGATGACCTGGTGACGATTTCGGAGCTGGGCCGTGGGGCTTACGGAGTGGTGGAGAAAGTCCGGCACGCGCAGAGCGGCACCATCATGGCCGTGAAG AGGATTCGAGCGACTGTGAACACACAGGAGCAGAAGAGGCTGTTGATGGACTTGGATATCTCCATGAGGACGGTCGACTGCTTCTACACCGTCACCTTCTACGGAGCCCTCTTCCGAGAG GGCGACGTGTGGATCTGCATGGAGCTCATGGACACCTCCCTAGATAAATTCTACAAGAAAGTActagagaagaagaaaaccatCCCTGAAgacattttggggaaaatggctgtgtct ATTGTACGGGCTCTGGAGCATCTGCACAGTAAGCTGTCCGTAATCCATAGAG ACGTGAAACCTTCCAATGTGCTCATCAACAAGGAGGGACACGTGAAGATGTGTGACTTCGGGATCAGTGGCTACTTGGTGGACTCGGTCGCAAAGACCATGGATGCCGGCTGCAAACCGTACATGGCT CCAGAAAGAATAAATCCTGAGCTGAACCAGAAGGGCTACAACGTGAAGTCGGATGTCTGGAGTCTGGGGATCACCATG atCGAGCTGGCCATTCTCCGCTTCCCCTATGAGTCCTGGGGCACCCCCTTCCAGCAGCTCAAGCAAGTGGTGGAGGAGCCGTcgccccagctgcctgctgaccGCTTCTCCAAGGAGTTTGTGGACTTCACGGCGCAGTG cttAAGGAAGAACCCTGCTGAGCGAATGAACTATTTAGAACTTATG GAACACCCCTTCTTTACCTTGCACGACACCAAAGAGACTGACATGGCCTCCTTCGTGACAGAGATCCTCGGGGAAGACTCCTAA
- the MAP2K3 gene encoding dual specificity mitogen-activated protein kinase kinase 3 isoform X4 — protein MESRDSKGSLEPHKPVKSKKKRELRITCVPIKQPVANTTPPRNLDSRTFITIGDKNFEVEADDLVTISELGRGAYGVVEKVRHAQSGTIMAVKRIRATVNTQEQKRLLMDLDISMRTVDCFYTVTFYGALFREGDVWICMELMDTSLDKFYKKVLEKKKTIPEDILGKMAVSIVRALEHLHSKLSVIHRDVKPSNVLINKEGHVKMCDFGISGYLVDSVAKTMDAGCKPYMAPERINPELNQKGYNVKSDVWSLGITMIELAILRFPYESWGTPFQQLKQVVEEPSPQLPADRFSKEFVDFTAQCLRKNPAERMNYLELMEHPFFTLHDTKETDMASFVTEILGEDS, from the exons ATGGAGAGCCGAG ATTCCAAGGGATCCTTGGAGCCGCACAAACCAG tgaaaagcaagaagaagCGGGAGCTGAGGATAACATGTGTCCCCATCAAGCAGCCCGTTGCCAACACAAC GCCCCCGAGGAACCTGGACTCCAGGACGTTCATCACCATCGGAGATAAG AACTTTGAGGTGGAAGCTGATGACCTGGTGACGATTTCGGAGCTGGGCCGTGGGGCTTACGGAGTGGTGGAGAAAGTCCGGCACGCGCAGAGCGGCACCATCATGGCCGTGAAG AGGATTCGAGCGACTGTGAACACACAGGAGCAGAAGAGGCTGTTGATGGACTTGGATATCTCCATGAGGACGGTCGACTGCTTCTACACCGTCACCTTCTACGGAGCCCTCTTCCGAGAG GGCGACGTGTGGATCTGCATGGAGCTCATGGACACCTCCCTAGATAAATTCTACAAGAAAGTActagagaagaagaaaaccatCCCTGAAgacattttggggaaaatggctgtgtct ATTGTACGGGCTCTGGAGCATCTGCACAGTAAGCTGTCCGTAATCCATAGAG ACGTGAAACCTTCCAATGTGCTCATCAACAAGGAGGGACACGTGAAGATGTGTGACTTCGGGATCAGTGGCTACTTGGTGGACTCGGTCGCAAAGACCATGGATGCCGGCTGCAAACCGTACATGGCT CCAGAAAGAATAAATCCTGAGCTGAACCAGAAGGGCTACAACGTGAAGTCGGATGTCTGGAGTCTGGGGATCACCATG atCGAGCTGGCCATTCTCCGCTTCCCCTATGAGTCCTGGGGCACCCCCTTCCAGCAGCTCAAGCAAGTGGTGGAGGAGCCGTcgccccagctgcctgctgaccGCTTCTCCAAGGAGTTTGTGGACTTCACGGCGCAGTG cttAAGGAAGAACCCTGCTGAGCGAATGAACTATTTAGAACTTATG GAACACCCCTTCTTTACCTTGCACGACACCAAAGAGACTGACATGGCCTCCTTCGTGACAGAGATCCTCGGGGAAGACTCCTAA
- the MAP2K3 gene encoding dual specificity mitogen-activated protein kinase kinase 3 isoform X2, translated as MSVPRDSKGSLEPHKPVKSKKKRELRITCVPIKQPVANTTPPRNLDSRTFITIGDKNFEVEADDLVTISELGRGAYGVVEKVRHAQSGTIMAVKRIRATVNTQEQKRLLMDLDISMRTVDCFYTVTFYGALFREGDVWICMELMDTSLDKFYKKVLEKKKTIPEDILGKMAVSIVRALEHLHSKLSVIHRDVKPSNVLINKEGHVKMCDFGISGYLVDSVAKTMDAGCKPYMAPERINPELNQKGYNVKSDVWSLGITMIELAILRFPYESWGTPFQQLKQVVEEPSPQLPADRFSKEFVDFTAQCLRKNPAERMNYLELMEHPFFTLHDTKETDMASFVTEILGEDS; from the exons ATGTCCGTGCCCAGAG ATTCCAAGGGATCCTTGGAGCCGCACAAACCAG tgaaaagcaagaagaagCGGGAGCTGAGGATAACATGTGTCCCCATCAAGCAGCCCGTTGCCAACACAAC GCCCCCGAGGAACCTGGACTCCAGGACGTTCATCACCATCGGAGATAAG AACTTTGAGGTGGAAGCTGATGACCTGGTGACGATTTCGGAGCTGGGCCGTGGGGCTTACGGAGTGGTGGAGAAAGTCCGGCACGCGCAGAGCGGCACCATCATGGCCGTGAAG AGGATTCGAGCGACTGTGAACACACAGGAGCAGAAGAGGCTGTTGATGGACTTGGATATCTCCATGAGGACGGTCGACTGCTTCTACACCGTCACCTTCTACGGAGCCCTCTTCCGAGAG GGCGACGTGTGGATCTGCATGGAGCTCATGGACACCTCCCTAGATAAATTCTACAAGAAAGTActagagaagaagaaaaccatCCCTGAAgacattttggggaaaatggctgtgtct ATTGTACGGGCTCTGGAGCATCTGCACAGTAAGCTGTCCGTAATCCATAGAG ACGTGAAACCTTCCAATGTGCTCATCAACAAGGAGGGACACGTGAAGATGTGTGACTTCGGGATCAGTGGCTACTTGGTGGACTCGGTCGCAAAGACCATGGATGCCGGCTGCAAACCGTACATGGCT CCAGAAAGAATAAATCCTGAGCTGAACCAGAAGGGCTACAACGTGAAGTCGGATGTCTGGAGTCTGGGGATCACCATG atCGAGCTGGCCATTCTCCGCTTCCCCTATGAGTCCTGGGGCACCCCCTTCCAGCAGCTCAAGCAAGTGGTGGAGGAGCCGTcgccccagctgcctgctgaccGCTTCTCCAAGGAGTTTGTGGACTTCACGGCGCAGTG cttAAGGAAGAACCCTGCTGAGCGAATGAACTATTTAGAACTTATG GAACACCCCTTCTTTACCTTGCACGACACCAAAGAGACTGACATGGCCTCCTTCGTGACAGAGATCCTCGGGGAAGACTCCTAA
- the MAP2K3 gene encoding dual specificity mitogen-activated protein kinase kinase 3 isoform X3, whose product MDKRQDSKGSLEPHKPVKSKKKRELRITCVPIKQPVANTTPPRNLDSRTFITIGDKNFEVEADDLVTISELGRGAYGVVEKVRHAQSGTIMAVKRIRATVNTQEQKRLLMDLDISMRTVDCFYTVTFYGALFREGDVWICMELMDTSLDKFYKKVLEKKKTIPEDILGKMAVSIVRALEHLHSKLSVIHRDVKPSNVLINKEGHVKMCDFGISGYLVDSVAKTMDAGCKPYMAPERINPELNQKGYNVKSDVWSLGITMIELAILRFPYESWGTPFQQLKQVVEEPSPQLPADRFSKEFVDFTAQCLRKNPAERMNYLELMEHPFFTLHDTKETDMASFVTEILGEDS is encoded by the exons ATGGACAAGAGGCAAG ATTCCAAGGGATCCTTGGAGCCGCACAAACCAG tgaaaagcaagaagaagCGGGAGCTGAGGATAACATGTGTCCCCATCAAGCAGCCCGTTGCCAACACAAC GCCCCCGAGGAACCTGGACTCCAGGACGTTCATCACCATCGGAGATAAG AACTTTGAGGTGGAAGCTGATGACCTGGTGACGATTTCGGAGCTGGGCCGTGGGGCTTACGGAGTGGTGGAGAAAGTCCGGCACGCGCAGAGCGGCACCATCATGGCCGTGAAG AGGATTCGAGCGACTGTGAACACACAGGAGCAGAAGAGGCTGTTGATGGACTTGGATATCTCCATGAGGACGGTCGACTGCTTCTACACCGTCACCTTCTACGGAGCCCTCTTCCGAGAG GGCGACGTGTGGATCTGCATGGAGCTCATGGACACCTCCCTAGATAAATTCTACAAGAAAGTActagagaagaagaaaaccatCCCTGAAgacattttggggaaaatggctgtgtct ATTGTACGGGCTCTGGAGCATCTGCACAGTAAGCTGTCCGTAATCCATAGAG ACGTGAAACCTTCCAATGTGCTCATCAACAAGGAGGGACACGTGAAGATGTGTGACTTCGGGATCAGTGGCTACTTGGTGGACTCGGTCGCAAAGACCATGGATGCCGGCTGCAAACCGTACATGGCT CCAGAAAGAATAAATCCTGAGCTGAACCAGAAGGGCTACAACGTGAAGTCGGATGTCTGGAGTCTGGGGATCACCATG atCGAGCTGGCCATTCTCCGCTTCCCCTATGAGTCCTGGGGCACCCCCTTCCAGCAGCTCAAGCAAGTGGTGGAGGAGCCGTcgccccagctgcctgctgaccGCTTCTCCAAGGAGTTTGTGGACTTCACGGCGCAGTG cttAAGGAAGAACCCTGCTGAGCGAATGAACTATTTAGAACTTATG GAACACCCCTTCTTTACCTTGCACGACACCAAAGAGACTGACATGGCCTCCTTCGTGACAGAGATCCTCGGGGAAGACTCCTAA